A single window of Cataglyphis hispanica isolate Lineage 1 chromosome 2, ULB_Chis1_1.0, whole genome shotgun sequence DNA harbors:
- the LOC126858891 gene encoding centrosomal protein of 290 kDa-like isoform X2, with product MEDATEKMNEMTQELHSTQRKITEYKDKIQNLEQENEALVIQIKEITAQQIERDKILDEFGVAIDTRISEWKGILDEKNMEIARLKKSVSQSLMQSVTSAKEESKSQIIQLNDEIARRDAIIVELQTKLSDAILEINESAALIEKLKAQAAQESVKSSKRKEQKSLLKKIQIANEKISNLEKALSQAQDDAKSQSSKLCEVLSTLKSYEDGNQTLAKALNEIKELKMKINHKNEHIEDLVNVVNKLEMLNSYQEMEILTLREKLGIPEDESISIKNVIAKRKEESQKMEQLIQQNKNLIEENLELKSDIRMLKYKLSKSERILDISDNLDDFSDQFLHSTKLMESENMQVSSKTDIFEVNQNIQIIIEENEALRKGMHEIMDSIRNQDGKSEVEIQSSTLERLLEALDVRHLAGWYHPAMRLQEHLNVVQGSNTELRSQLRLLRKELQKKDIILQDLAAIKNIDLEKLSERHSEDEAIMTCLTEMKALQIAYKNEAEEWEKQKDLLIQESNELKDEIDGLKNQLEVYKKNWQIIENGDDEIRKEFAIKTREYADASNEIIIMNRKNTSLQQLLNKETGRLYEYQKDMIKKENDLNRALTNADKYNKTLLSEVSLLQSNLRNSVSITVHNELKEKYEELNIRHHALLENAIIFRDSNEISSLKAEIEMIRQEKYQLVENLRKTDNCNNDDNLQQKLKEIEAKELIERQRADQMTRLYEISQMQLAKCEDNVKQLSIVNSENQEKLIEIQKKLFKEIVLQEATQMNDNHIQELQNEKMQLVIENESLKKMLEISEDEARLQYSLNSLQTLELDSLRHQILDLQAISEDKATISRLDFELTSKKISEMELTSQKTRLQNELSYMQQELDSSRKKYEEMRSYVEDYQKQCDSRCKYYTDIIYFLQCQYAGSTPISTLEKVITLATKLEIDRQNIDTEMQKTKKCHEDIINEQQLLSARLEIIERLKDILEQQIGAGSVQIIMERFAESSQQTLSDFKYKRRIAHLEHELQIANSKFNEYESIITSMEQDMLNIQKAWHPRHDKLQINTLNVEAKSIQAGTETQVVSVQTDTYTCCLNQKVQDTGDIVMFKDINKEESVESSETIKSTFREAGNNTEESSSSVILNDQLDQALKLASERSVMLVKCESQLEEYKAKVDALNKAIMEKDTQYQATVDTLNKAIEEKDLQYRTKMDALNKTIEEKDSHLAQKQNALDELISQSRITDTDCTDKLALKSTINSLQKLINQKEETILRYQNLLKEDRDEHSRAASRFQDEIKSLHDRILAMQSEIRNEEPVISVKNIFEKTTISNETAATVPRNSAAQEEEIARLSEKVSTLEAELNISKELSERWHRLAEERLKHMDRMRERLEQQHKNELESYRSESNKWQSEADTLRQQLSENRMLLTKGNISLMKELQEKDDKIYELTLACQQLQNEVELIESVNRSQQMTVRDIKVNETPHQSHRDQMQQQNQIDVLRRQLQSLMEKEKTYKSEIADLKQQLSRKYMATKTQEKKISQREAQLERKVTSLEEELHKAKTQLDREYLAQEIKKAKTAEDLSLWEKQKKWQQTAEKLKEKLKEKTNEYEKLLTNYEKLRSVVSCMEREKWHLRSKLKLESDTVSGNSSARPVSTIQLNTIEKELEKECRILRERVKELTDRLEKESNEHLILEIAELKRHNAALEAVTQGNTCVISQLEKLEMTKDILEKMNLKLESENFELRLELEKANSETPRLREKVEHLEKYITLLKAEKSSDSTPRSSDKELPESNNKTSTFEMEKTIFTLKRIIEKLQAENKRLKFNSKKNHFLINQRKINTIDGNILLQRQYEESQKRVISLESDLRLAEQRIVMLEKAQKEDDNGDFRILKQQLIHKSELLEKVKQLLTRAAMNEKTLRQRVQQLELKQALSTIPECYVTPPTPE from the exons ATGGAGGATGCAACAGAGAAAATGAATGAGATGACACAAGAACTTCATTCAactcaaagaaaaattacagaatataAAG ATAAGATTCAGAATTTAGAGCAAGAAAATGAAGCTTTggttattcaaataaaagagataactGCGCAGCAAATAGAAAGGGACAAAATATTAGATGAATTTGGAGTAGCTATTGACACTAGAATATCTGAATGGAAG gGTATAttggatgaaaaaaatatggaaattgcacgtttaaaaaaaagtgtatcACAGTCTTTAATGCAATCTGTTACATCAGCCAAAGAAGAAAGTAAATCACAGATCATTCaattaaatgatgaaatagCTCGTCGGGATGCAATTATAGTCGAATTGCAAACTAAACTCTCTGATGCaattcttgaaataaatgaGAGTGCTGCActcatagaaaaattaaaagcgcAAGCAGCCCAGga GTCTGTAAAAAGTAGCAAACGGAAAGAGcaaaaaagtttattgaaaaaaatacaaattgcaaATGAAAAGATCTCTAATTTGGAAAAAGCATTATCCCAAGCACAGGATGATGCCAAATCACAGAGTAGTAAA ttatgtGAAGTATTATCTACCTTAAAAAGTTATGAAGACGGAAATCAAACTTTAGCTAAAGCATTGaatgaaattaaagaattaaaaatgaaaataaatcacaagAATGAACATATCGAAGATTTAGTCAatgttgttaataaattagagaTGTTAAATTCGTATCAAGAAATGGAGATCTTAACTCTAag aGAAAAGTTAGGGATTCCAGAGGATGAATCAATATCAATTAAGAATGTTATAGCAAAACGTAAAGAGGAATCGCAAAAAATGGAACAACttattcaacaaaataaaaatctcatagaagaaaatttagaattaaaatcagat ATAAGGATGCTGAAGTATAAATTAAGCAAATCTGAAAGGATACTAGATATTTCAGATAACTTAGATGATTTTAGTGATCAGTTTTTACATTCAACTAAATTAATGGAATCGGAAAATATGCAAGTATCTTCTAAAACTGATATCTTCGaagttaatcaaaatattcagataattatagaagaaaatgaGGCACTTAGAAAAGGCATGCATGAGATTATGGACAGTATACGCAATCAAGATG GTAAAAGCGAGGTGGAAATACAATCCAGTACATTAGAAAGATTATTAGAAGCTTTGGATGTTAGACATTTAGCTGGTTGGTATCATCCAGCTATGAGATTACAGGAACATCTTAATGTTGTTCAGGGCAGTAATACTGAATTAAGATCACAACTTAGGTTACTGag aaaagaattgcaaaagaaggatattatattacaagatttagcagcgattaaaaatatagatttggAAAAATTGTCAGAGAGACATAGCGAAGATGAAGCGATAATGACATGCCTTACAGAAATGAAAGCTTTGCAAATAGCATATAAAAATGAGGCAGAAGAATGGGAAAAGCAGAAAGACTTGTTGATTCAAGAGAGTAATGAACTGAAAGATGAAATAGatggtttaaaaaatcaattagaagtttataagaaaaattggcAAATTATAGAAAACGGAGACGATGAAATTCGTAAAGAATTTGCAATAAAGACGAGAGAATATGCAGATGCctctaatgaaataataattatgaacaGGAAAAATACGAGTCTTCAACAGTTGCTTAATAAGGAAACTGGCAGattatatgaatatcaaaAAGATATGATTAAAAAGGAGAATGATCTTAACAGAGCTCTTACTAATGCAGACAAATACAATAAAACTTTGCTGTCAGAAGTTTCGCTCTTGCAAAGTAATTTACGCAATTCTGTGAGCATAACTGTGCATAACGAActgaaagagaaatatgagGAATTGAATATACGTCATCATGCTTTGTtagaaaatgcaataatatttcgtgATTCTAACGAAATATCATCTCTGAAAGCTGAAATAGAAATGATAAGGCAAGAGAAATATCAACTCGTggaaaatttgcgaaaaacggataattgcaataatgatgacaatttgcaacaaaaattaaaagaaattgaagcCAAGGAACTGATTGAAAGACAACGAGCTGATCAGATGACtagattatatgaaatatcacAAATGCAATTAGCAAAATGCGAAGATAATGTTAAACAACTCTCCATTGTCAATTCTGAAAATCAAGAGAAATTGAttgagatacaaaaaaaattatttaaagaaatagtaTTACAAGAAGCTACACAAATGAATGATAATCACATACAGGAActgcaaaatgaaaaaatgcaaCTTGTTATAGAGAatgaaagtttgaaaaaaatgctaGAAATTTCTGAAGACGAAGCTCGTTTGCAATATTCATTGAATTCATTACAAACATTAGAGTTGGATAGTCTTAGGCATCAAATATTAGATTTGCAGGCCATAAGTGAAGACAAGGCCACTATTTCGAGACTTGATTTCGAACTTACAAGTaagaaaatatcagaaatgGAACTAACTTCACAGAAAACGCGACTGCAAAACGAACTATCTTACATGCAACAAGAACTTGATagttcaagaaaaaaatatgaagagaTGCGCAGTTATGTAGAAGATTATCAGAAACAATGTGACAGTCGTTGCaa gTATTAcacagatattatatattttctacagtGCCAGTATGCAGGCTCAACCCCCATAAGTACTTTAGAAAAAGTAATTACACTTGCTACAAAATTGGAAATAGATCGCCAAAATATTGATACAGAaatgcaaaaaacaaaaaaatgtcatgAAGATATAATTAACGAACAACAACTCTTATCTGCTCGTCTTGAAATTATCGAACGtttgaaagatatattagAGCAACAAATCGGCGCTGGCAGCGTCCAAATTATAATGGAACGTTTTGCTGAATCTTCACAGCAGACTCTaagt gatttcaaatataaacggAGAATAGCTCATTTGGAGCACGAACTTCAAATCGCTAATAGTAAATTCAATGAATACGAATCTATAATAACAAGCATGGAACAGGAcatgttaaatattcaaaaagctTGGCATCCACGACATGATAAGCTTCAAATTAATACACTAAATGTTGAGGCAAAGTCTATTCAAGCAGGAACGGAAACTCAAGTGGTTAGTGTACAAACAGATACTTACACTTGCTGCTTGAATCAAAAAGTACAAGATACTGGAGACATTGTAatgtttaaagatattaataaagaagaatCTGTTGAATCGAGTGAAACTATAAAAAGTACATTCCGAGAAGCGGGAAATAATACAGAAGAGAGCAGCAGTTCGGTGATTCTTAACGACCAGTTGGATCAAGCGCTGAAACTCGCATCGGAACGTTCCGTGATGCTCGTCAAATGTGAATCACAATTAGAAGAGTATAAAGCAAAAGTGGACGCTTTAAATAAAGCGATAATGGAAAAAGATACGCAATATCAAGCAACAGTGGACACTTTGAATAAAGCGATTGAGGAAAAAGATTTACAATATCGAACAAAAATGGACGCTCTGAACAAAACGATCGAGGAAAAGGATTCACATCTTGCGCAAAAACAAAATGCACTCGATGAATTAATAAGCCAGTCGCGTATCACCGATACCGATTGTACTGATAAATTAGCACTGAAATCAACGATAAatagtttacaaaaattaattaatcaaaaggAGGAAACTATTTTGAGATaccaaaatttattgaaagagGACAGGGACGAACATAGTCGGGCAGCGAGTCGTTTTCAGGATGAGATTAAGAGTTTGCATGATCGCATTTTGGCTATGCAAAGTGAAATTAGAAATGAAGAACCGGTTATaagtgtgaaaaatatttttgaaaaaacaacgATATCCAATGAAACCGCAGCGACAGTACCGAGAAATAGTGCCGCCCAAGAAGAAGAAATTGCAAGACTAAGTGAGAAGGTGTCTACCCTCGAAGCAGAATTAAATATCAGCAAAGAACTGAGCGAACGTTGGCATCGATTAGCAGAAGAAAGATTGAAACATATGGATCGTATGAGAGAAAG ACTGGAGCAAcaacataaaaatgaattgGAAAGTTATCGTAGTGAATCAAATAAGTGGCAGTCTGAAGCCGACACACTTAGGCAGCAATTGTCTGAAAATCGTATGTTACTCACAAAAGGAAATATTTCCCTGATGAAGGAGCTACAAGAAAAAgatgacaaaatatatgaattgacTCTTGCATGTCAACAATTACAG aatgaaGTTGAATTAATAGAGTCTGTAAATCGATCTCAGCAAATGACAGTACgggatataaaagtaaatgaaaCACCACATCAAAGTCATCGTGATCAAATGCAACAACAAAATCAAATAGATGTTTTACGTCGGCAACTTCAGTCTctaatggaaaaagaaaaaacgtacAAGTCTGAAATAGCTGATTTAAAGCAGCAACTCAGTCGCAA ATATATGGCAACAAAAACtcaggagaaaaaaatatcgcaacgTGAAGCGCAACTCGAGCGTAAAGTGACATCTCTAGAAGAAGAGTTACATAAAGCAAAGACACAGTTAGATCGAGAATATCTGGCacaggaaattaaaaaagctaag ACTGCAGAGGATCTTTCATTAtgggaaaaacaaaaaaaatggcaaCAAACAGCAGaaaagttaaaagaaaaacttaaaGAGAAAACtaatgaatatgaaaaattgcttACAAATTATGAGAAACTTCGATCTGTCGTTTCGTGtatggaaagagaaaaatggcaTTTGAGAAGCAAGCTGAAACTTGAGAGTGATACTGTATCCGGCAATTCATCGGCAAGACCCGTTTCAACTATCCAGCTTAACacaatagaaaaagaattggaAAAAGAATGTCGAATATTAAGAGAACGTGTTAAGGAATTAACTGATCgtttagagaaagaaagtaatGAACATTTGATATTAGAGATAGCAGAATTAAAACGGCATAATGCTGCTCTGGAAGCAGTTACTCAg GGTAATACATGTGTAATTAGTCAATTGGAGAAATTAGAAATGACTAAAGATATTCTTGAAAAGATGAATCTTAAGTTAGAAagtgaaaattttgaattacgaCTAGAATTAGAAAAGGCGAATTCGGAAACTCCGAGACTGCGAGAAAAAGTCGAACATTTGGAAAA atacATCACTTTGTTAAAAGCAGAAAAATCTTCTGATTCTACTCCTAGATCATCAGATAAAGAATTGCCAGAATCAAATAACAAAACATCTACCTTTGAAATGGAGAAAACAATCTTTACATTAAAACGGATCATTGAGAAACTTCAAGCAGAGAATAAAAgactgaaatttaattctaaaaaaaatcactttttaATCAACCAa agaaagataaatactattgatggaaatattttacttcaaaGACAATATGAGGAATCTCAGAAACGTGTGATAAGTTTAGAGTCAGACTTACGGCTAGCTGAACAGAGAATAGTTATGTTAGAAAAAGCTCAAAAGGAAGATGATAATGGAGATTTTCGTATCTTGAAGCaacaattaatacataaatctgaacttttagaaaaagtaaaacaatTATTGACACGAGCAGCTATGAATGAAAAGACATTGCGGCAACGT gtGCAACAATTAGAATTGAAACAAGCCCTATCAACAATTCCAGAATGTTATGTGACTCCACCTACGCCAGAATAA